From the genome of Staphylococcus haemolyticus, one region includes:
- a CDS encoding O-methyltransferase — MEANQQYLLDKHRKTDNKIETLREYAEQNAVPIVDRLSLEMIKQLIRIHRAKNILEIGTAIGYSSMQFASVSNDIHITTIERDEEMITQAKSNFETYGYSSQIRLIEGNALEQYNEVNDKQYDIIFIDAAKAQSKKFFEYYTPLLRNGGLVITDNVLYHGFVSNIDIVRSRNVKQMVQKVQKFNDWLISLENYSTNFINMDDGLAISIKGE; from the coding sequence ATGGAAGCTAACCAGCAGTATTTATTGGATAAACATCGTAAAACAGATAATAAAATTGAAACGTTAAGAGAATATGCGGAGCAAAATGCTGTACCAATTGTTGATAGATTATCCCTAGAGATGATTAAACAATTAATTCGGATACATCGTGCAAAAAACATTCTAGAAATTGGCACTGCAATAGGGTATAGTTCAATGCAATTTGCATCCGTATCAAATGATATACATATTACGACTATAGAGCGTGATGAGGAAATGATTACACAAGCTAAATCAAATTTCGAAACTTATGGCTACTCATCACAAATAAGACTTATAGAGGGAAATGCTTTAGAGCAATATAATGAAGTCAATGATAAACAATATGATATTATTTTTATTGATGCAGCAAAAGCTCAATCAAAGAAATTTTTTGAATATTACACACCACTATTAAGAAATGGTGGACTAGTCATTACAGATAATGTTCTATACCACGGTTTTGTATCGAATATAGATATCGTACGCTCCAGAAATGTTAAGCAAATGGTTCAAAAAGTTCAAAAATTTAATGATTGGCTAATTAGTCTAGAAAATTACAGTACTAACTTTATAAATATGGATGATGGGTTAGCTATATCAATTAAAGGAGAATAA
- the greA gene encoding transcription elongation factor GreA yields the protein MENQKQYPMTQEGYEQLEKELEELKTVKRPEVVEKIKVARSFGDLSENSEYDAAKDEQGFIEQDIQRIEHMLRYALIIEDTGDNNVVQIGKTVTFIELPGDEEESYQIVGSAEADAFNGKISNESPMAKALIGKSLKDEVRVPLPNGGEINVKIVNIK from the coding sequence ATGGAAAATCAAAAACAATATCCAATGACTCAAGAGGGTTATGAACAATTAGAAAAAGAATTAGAAGAATTAAAAACGGTTAAGCGTCCTGAAGTTGTAGAAAAAATTAAAGTGGCACGTTCATTTGGTGACCTTTCTGAGAACTCTGAGTATGATGCTGCTAAAGATGAACAAGGATTCATTGAACAAGACATTCAACGTATCGAACATATGCTTAGATATGCATTAATCATTGAAGATACAGGTGATAATAATGTTGTTCAAATTGGTAAAACCGTGACTTTTATTGAGTTACCTGGAGATGAAGAAGAAAGTTACCAAATCGTTGGTTCTGCTGAAGCAGATGCATTTAACGGCAAAATCTCAAACGAATCACCTATGGCTAAAGCATTAATTGGTAAAAGTTTAAAAGATGAAGTGCGTGTGCCTCTACCAAATGGTGGAGAAATTAATGTTAAAATTGTAAATATTAAATAG
- a CDS encoding DUF1292 domain-containing protein, which produces MTEHNHNHDVELDISNEEELLTLFDENGNEVLYRKMLEFYHPEFKKEYVILAEEGAQSDDDDMIELIPMINEPDESGDGGKLVPIETDEEWDMIEEVVNTNMEE; this is translated from the coding sequence ATGACTGAACATAATCATAACCACGATGTAGAATTAGATATTAGTAATGAAGAAGAGTTATTAACTTTATTCGATGAAAATGGTAACGAAGTTTTATATCGTAAAATGTTGGAATTTTACCATCCAGAATTTAAAAAAGAATATGTTATTTTAGCTGAGGAAGGTGCTCAATCTGACGATGATGACATGATTGAATTGATTCCAATGATTAATGAACCTGATGAATCAGGCGATGGTGGTAAATTAGTACCTATCGAGACTGACGAAGAATGGGACATGATTGAAGAAGTAGTTAACACAAACATGGAAGAATAG
- a CDS encoding peptidase U32 family protein, with product MKTLTEIQTKVKSKIKKPELLAPAGNLEKLKIAVHYGADAVFLGGQEYGLRSNADNFTMAEIKEGVEFANQYNAKIYVTTNIIAHDENIKGLENYLIELEKTGATGIIVADPLIIETCKQVAPKLEIHLSTQQSLSNTKAVQYWKEEGLDRVVLARETGAMEMKEMKENVDIEIEAFIHGAMCIAYSGRCTLSNHMTARDSNRGGCCQSCRWDYDLLEVDNDGELDLYYQDGDTVPFAMSPKDLKLIESIPQMMEIGIDSLKIEGRMKSIHYIATVVSVYRKVIDAYAEDPENFKINPEWLKELDKCANRDTAPAFFEGTPGYEEQMFGVQQNKKSPYDFCGLVIDYDETTQIATIQQRNHFKPGQEIEFFGPEIQSFRQVIDAIYDEEGNSLDAARHPLQIVQIKVNHPIYPKNMMRKEIR from the coding sequence ATGAAAACATTGACTGAAATTCAAACGAAAGTTAAAAGTAAAATTAAAAAGCCCGAATTATTAGCGCCTGCTGGTAATTTAGAAAAATTAAAGATTGCAGTACATTATGGTGCAGATGCAGTATTTTTAGGTGGTCAAGAATATGGTTTGCGTTCTAATGCTGATAATTTTACTATGGCTGAAATTAAAGAAGGCGTTGAATTTGCAAATCAATATAATGCAAAAATATACGTAACTACTAATATTATCGCTCATGACGAGAATATTAAAGGTCTGGAAAATTATTTAATTGAATTAGAAAAAACGGGTGCTACCGGAATCATTGTTGCAGATCCTTTAATTATTGAAACTTGTAAGCAAGTTGCTCCTAAATTAGAAATACACTTATCGACACAACAGTCATTGTCTAATACTAAAGCGGTTCAATACTGGAAAGAAGAAGGTTTAGATCGAGTGGTATTAGCACGTGAAACTGGTGCGATGGAAATGAAAGAAATGAAAGAAAATGTAGACATTGAAATTGAAGCATTTATACATGGTGCAATGTGTATTGCATATTCAGGTCGCTGTACACTAAGTAATCATATGACAGCTAGAGATTCTAACAGAGGTGGTTGTTGTCAAAGTTGTCGTTGGGATTACGATTTATTAGAAGTAGATAATGACGGTGAACTTGATCTTTATTATCAAGATGGAGACACCGTACCATTTGCTATGAGTCCTAAGGATTTAAAATTAATTGAATCAATACCTCAAATGATGGAAATCGGTATCGACTCTTTAAAAATAGAAGGGCGCATGAAATCTATTCATTATATAGCTACAGTTGTATCAGTTTATAGAAAAGTTATTGATGCTTATGCTGAAGATCCTGAGAATTTTAAAATTAATCCTGAATGGTTAAAAGAATTAGATAAATGTGCTAATAGAGATACTGCACCAGCATTTTTTGAAGGTACACCAGGATATGAAGAGCAAATGTTTGGTGTTCAACAAAATAAAAAATCACCTTACGATTTTTGTGGATTAGTAATAGATTATGATGAAACTACTCAAATTGCTACAATACAACAAAGAAATCACTTTAAACCAGGTCAAGAAATTGAATTCTTTGGACCTGAAATACAAAGTTTTAGACAAGTTATTGATGCCATATATGATGAGGAGGGCAATAGTCTAGATGCTGCTCGTCACCCACTTCAAATTGTACAAATTAAAGTAAATCATCCAATTTATCCTAAGAACATGATGAGAAAGGAAATTAGATAA
- a CDS encoding NRAMP family divalent metal transporter — MGENLNQNPNQEINPNEKEFKFTKNHRRLLYGSVFLMATSAIGPAFLTQTAVFTAEFYASFAFAILISIIIDIGAQINIWRVLVVTGLRGQEVSNKVMPGLGTLISILIAFGGLAFNIGNIAGAGLGLNAMFGLDIKWGAAITAIFSILIFVSKSGQKIMDVVSMILGVVMILVVAYVMVVSNPPYGDALVHTFAPEHPVKLILPIITLVGGTVGGYITFAGAHRLLDSGMKGKEFLPFVNRSAIAGILTTGIMRTLLFLAVLGVVVTGVTLSADNPPASVFQHAIGPIGKNIFGVVIFAAAMSSVIGSAYTSATFLKTLHKSLLTKNNLIVIIFIVVSTLIFLFIGKPISLLIIAGAINGWILPIILGAILIASRKKSIVGDYKHPTWMLIFGIVAVIVTIVTGIFSLQDLATLWKG; from the coding sequence ATGGGAGAAAACTTAAACCAAAATCCAAATCAAGAAATTAATCCAAATGAAAAGGAATTTAAATTCACAAAAAATCATAGACGATTACTGTACGGTTCTGTATTCCTAATGGCAACTTCAGCCATTGGACCAGCTTTTCTAACTCAAACCGCTGTGTTCACTGCAGAATTTTACGCTAGCTTCGCATTCGCAATATTAATTTCCATTATAATTGATATTGGAGCACAAATTAATATTTGGCGTGTGCTTGTAGTAACTGGACTTCGTGGACAAGAAGTATCTAATAAAGTTATGCCAGGTCTTGGTACTTTAATTTCCATACTAATTGCATTTGGTGGACTGGCATTTAATATTGGTAATATTGCCGGTGCTGGTCTAGGGTTAAATGCTATGTTTGGATTAGATATTAAATGGGGTGCTGCAATTACAGCTATCTTCTCAATATTAATCTTTGTAAGTAAAAGTGGACAAAAAATCATGGATGTTGTATCGATGATTTTAGGTGTTGTTATGATACTAGTAGTTGCATATGTTATGGTTGTTTCAAATCCACCATATGGAGATGCATTAGTTCACACATTTGCTCCTGAACATCCAGTTAAGTTAATTTTACCAATTATTACACTAGTCGGAGGAACAGTGGGTGGATATATTACATTTGCTGGTGCACACAGACTTTTAGATTCTGGTATGAAAGGGAAAGAATTCTTACCATTTGTAAACCGTTCTGCTATTGCTGGTATATTAACAACTGGTATTATGAGAACATTGTTATTCCTTGCAGTATTAGGAGTTGTGGTTACTGGAGTAACATTAAGCGCTGATAACCCACCTGCATCTGTATTTCAACATGCAATAGGACCTATTGGTAAAAATATTTTCGGTGTAGTTATTTTTGCTGCTGCTATGTCATCTGTTATAGGATCAGCATATACAAGTGCTACATTCTTGAAAACATTACATAAATCATTATTGACTAAAAATAATCTTATTGTAATTATCTTTATTGTTGTTTCAACTCTAATTTTCTTATTTATTGGTAAACCTATTAGTTTACTTATTATTGCTGGTGCAATAAATGGTTGGATTTTACCTATTATACTTGGGGCTATTTTAATTGCAAGTCGTAAAAAATCTATAGTCGGAGATTACAAACACCCTACATGGATGCTTATTTTCGGTATAGTAGCAGTGATTGTAACAATTGTAACTGGTATTTTCTCACTACAAGATTTGGCTACGCTTTGGAAAGGCTAA
- the pxpA gene encoding 5-oxoprolinase subunit PxpA: MRIDLNCDLGEAFGNYSFGGDNQIIPLITSANIACGFHAGDENVMYDTIKLVKDNGVGIGAHPGLPDLKGFGRRNMDITPKEIYNLVVYQLGALDGFCKVHQTRINHVKPHGALYNMGAKDKNIAHAIAQAVYDFDSSLILVGLSNTLLITEAESLGLRTASEVFADRRYEDNGQLVSRKEADAVITNTEEALDQVLKMVIENKVVSKNGKEIDLKADTICVHGDGAHALEFVSQIREKLTKEGIDIQSL, translated from the coding sequence ATGCGCATAGACTTAAATTGTGACTTAGGTGAAGCGTTTGGAAATTACTCATTCGGTGGAGATAATCAAATCATTCCATTAATTACATCAGCTAATATTGCTTGTGGCTTCCATGCTGGCGATGAAAATGTCATGTATGACACAATTAAACTTGTTAAGGATAATGGTGTAGGTATTGGAGCTCATCCTGGATTACCAGATTTAAAAGGATTTGGTCGTCGCAACATGGATATTACACCAAAAGAAATCTATAATTTAGTTGTTTATCAACTTGGTGCGTTAGATGGATTTTGTAAGGTACATCAAACACGTATTAATCATGTTAAACCTCACGGTGCTCTCTACAATATGGGTGCAAAAGATAAAAACATTGCACATGCAATTGCTCAAGCTGTATATGATTTTGATTCTTCACTAATCTTAGTAGGGTTATCAAATACATTATTAATAACTGAAGCTGAATCATTAGGATTACGTACTGCATCTGAAGTGTTTGCTGACAGACGATATGAAGACAATGGTCAACTCGTTAGTCGTAAAGAGGCAGATGCAGTAATCACTAATACTGAAGAAGCCTTAGATCAAGTTTTAAAAATGGTAATTGAAAACAAAGTTGTTAGTAAAAACGGAAAAGAAATTGATTTAAAAGCTGATACGATTTGTGTGCATGGAGATGGGGCTCATGCTCTAGAATTTGTATCACAAATTAGAGAAAAATTAACGAAGGAAGGCATTGATATTCAATCCTTATAA
- a CDS encoding 5'-methylthioadenosine/adenosylhomocysteine nucleosidase: MIGIIGAMEEEVAILKDKLTDMNEISVAHVKFYRGKLNSKEVVLTQSGIGKVNAAISTTLLIEKFNPKLIINTGSAGALDESLSVGDMLISNDVVYHDVDATAFGYKLGQIPQMPLEFKSDQELLKSVETVINKKNYNAKIGQIVSGDSFIGSVDQRLTIKRQFPEAMAVEMEATAIAQTCHQFHVPFIVTRAVSDLANGKADISFEEFLGEAAKSSSSIVESLIKVL; encoded by the coding sequence ATGATTGGAATTATAGGAGCTATGGAAGAAGAAGTAGCTATACTAAAAGACAAATTAACAGATATGAATGAAATTTCTGTTGCACATGTAAAGTTTTATAGAGGGAAATTAAATTCAAAAGAAGTAGTGTTAACTCAAAGTGGTATTGGCAAAGTAAATGCTGCTATTTCAACTACGTTATTAATTGAAAAATTCAATCCAAAACTAATCATCAACACTGGATCTGCCGGTGCATTAGATGAGAGTTTATCTGTTGGAGATATGTTAATTAGTAATGATGTTGTTTATCATGATGTTGATGCAACAGCATTTGGCTATAAACTGGGTCAAATACCTCAAATGCCTTTAGAATTTAAGTCGGATCAAGAATTACTTAAATCGGTAGAAACAGTAATTAATAAAAAAAATTATAATGCTAAAATTGGCCAAATTGTTAGCGGTGATAGCTTTATTGGTAGTGTTGATCAGCGACTAACAATTAAACGACAGTTTCCTGAGGCTATGGCTGTTGAAATGGAGGCAACTGCAATTGCACAAACTTGCCATCAATTTCATGTTCCTTTTATAGTTACACGTGCAGTCTCAGATCTAGCTAATGGCAAAGCAGACATATCTTTTGAAGAGTTCCTTGGTGAAGCCGCAAAATCTTCAAGTTCAATTGTTGAATCATTAATCAAAGTTTTATAA
- the pxpB gene encoding 5-oxoprolinase subunit PxpB, whose translation MEVKVINEQSLLLYFKEEISEVNYQEVDLTTQHILSKNIPDIRDVIPSYRAIMINFNNDSIDYKQLIEKLELDKLNVSKDDTYSKKNVIHIPVLYNLEMGPDLEEVASYNNLTIEEVVQIHTTNEYLVYMLGFMPGFPFLGGLDERIHTPRRSEPRVKINAGSVGIANNQTGLYPSDSPGGWQIIGRTPLKVFDQYSEPMTLYEAGDYIKFYSIDETTYNQIESEINDGRFNKEKWVTRSGH comes from the coding sequence TTGGAAGTTAAAGTTATAAATGAGCAATCGCTATTGCTTTATTTCAAAGAAGAAATAAGTGAAGTTAATTATCAAGAGGTTGATTTAACTACACAACATATTCTGTCCAAAAATATTCCAGATATTAGAGATGTTATCCCATCATATCGAGCTATTATGATTAATTTCAATAATGATTCAATCGATTACAAACAATTGATTGAAAAATTAGAATTAGATAAGCTCAACGTTTCAAAAGATGATACATACTCTAAAAAAAATGTTATACATATTCCTGTACTATATAACTTAGAAATGGGACCCGATTTAGAAGAGGTAGCTAGTTATAACAACTTAACTATAGAAGAAGTTGTTCAAATCCATACAACTAATGAATACCTTGTATATATGCTAGGTTTTATGCCCGGTTTCCCATTCTTAGGTGGTTTAGACGAACGTATTCATACACCTAGAAGATCTGAACCAAGAGTTAAAATTAATGCTGGTTCAGTTGGAATAGCTAACAATCAAACAGGTTTATATCCTTCTGATTCACCTGGAGGATGGCAAATTATTGGAAGAACACCTTTAAAAGTCTTTGATCAATATTCTGAACCGATGACATTGTATGAAGCTGGTGATTATATTAAATTCTACTCGATAGATGAGACGACATATAATCAAATTGAAAGTGAAATCAATGACGGAAGATTTAATAAAGAAAAGTGGGTGACTCGTAGTGGGCATTAA
- the udk gene encoding uridine kinase: MANTTIIGIAGGSGSGKTTVTNEIMKNLEGHSVALLAQDYYYKDQSHLTFEERLETNYDHPFAFDNDLLIENLKDLRNGHAVEVPTYDYTNHTRSNETIAFEPKDVIIVEGIFALENKTLRDMMDVKIYVDTDADLRILRRLVRDTKERGRSMESVINQYLNVVKPMHNQFIEPTKKYADIIIPEGGSNKVAIDIMTTKIQTLVSKQ; the protein is encoded by the coding sequence ATGGCAAACACAACAATTATTGGTATTGCCGGTGGTTCAGGATCTGGTAAAACAACAGTAACAAATGAAATCATGAAGAATTTAGAAGGCCATAGTGTCGCATTACTTGCTCAAGACTATTATTATAAAGATCAATCACATTTAACTTTTGAAGAGCGTCTTGAAACAAATTATGACCATCCCTTTGCATTTGACAATGATTTGCTAATAGAAAATTTAAAAGATTTACGAAATGGTCATGCAGTTGAAGTTCCAACGTACGATTACACAAATCATACACGAAGTAATGAAACCATTGCATTTGAACCTAAAGATGTTATTATCGTAGAAGGTATATTTGCTTTAGAAAATAAAACACTTCGTGATATGATGGATGTCAAAATATACGTTGATACTGATGCAGACTTAAGAATTCTAAGACGACTCGTACGTGATACTAAAGAACGCGGTCGATCTATGGAATCAGTAATTAACCAATATTTAAATGTTGTCAAACCAATGCACAATCAATTTATTGAGCCTACTAAGAAGTATGCAGATATTATCATTCCAGAAGGTGGAAGTAACAAGGTTGCAATTGATATAATGACCACTAAAATTCAAACATTGGTTAGTAAACAATAA
- a CDS encoding biotin-dependent carboxyltransferase family protein — protein sequence MGIKILKPGLFTTVQDKGRFGYQHLGFSGSGAMDQFSYNLGRKLIGNSGPSLEFTIIGPTLTFTQANTFVITGGQFNAKLNDINISNNNVLLANKGDVLEFGPAIKGARGYIFFGHPLDIEMVAGSYSTHTRSKIGGFNGRALKKDDHIQVVQNSNFKVNLGKTSDYDAIEQDNIIHIIEGPQVNAFSHEKRKTLVESVYKISDQSDRMGYRLIGDNIPPDNGADIISEPVGLGSIQVPNDGNPIILLNDKQTVGGYTKIATVSQLDLKKLAQFKPGDVIQFKWISVDEANAMLKNFNQQFEEKLESVTKAPIFNMHSMRATSKKLAKLIEEEK from the coding sequence GTGGGCATTAAAATTTTGAAACCAGGTCTTTTCACTACCGTTCAAGATAAAGGCCGTTTTGGATATCAACATTTAGGTTTCTCCGGGTCTGGGGCAATGGATCAATTTAGTTATAACTTAGGACGTAAACTAATCGGAAATAGCGGTCCTAGCCTAGAATTTACTATCATTGGTCCAACATTGACTTTTACTCAAGCTAACACTTTTGTAATAACAGGTGGTCAATTTAATGCAAAATTAAATGATATTAATATTTCCAATAATAATGTCTTATTAGCGAATAAAGGAGATGTACTTGAATTTGGGCCAGCAATAAAGGGTGCACGTGGTTATATTTTCTTTGGCCATCCTCTTGATATTGAGATGGTTGCTGGTAGCTACTCTACACACACAAGAAGTAAAATAGGCGGTTTTAATGGTAGAGCTTTGAAAAAAGATGATCATATTCAAGTTGTGCAAAATAGCAACTTTAAGGTTAATCTTGGAAAAACAAGCGACTATGATGCAATAGAACAAGACAATATTATTCATATTATAGAAGGTCCTCAAGTAAATGCTTTCTCACATGAAAAAAGAAAGACCTTAGTTGAATCGGTGTATAAAATATCTGACCAATCAGACCGAATGGGATATAGACTTATAGGTGACAACATTCCACCAGATAATGGAGCTGATATCATATCAGAACCTGTAGGGTTGGGTAGTATTCAAGTACCAAATGATGGCAATCCGATAATACTTTTAAATGATAAACAAACAGTTGGTGGTTATACAAAAATTGCTACAGTTAGTCAATTAGACCTTAAAAAACTAGCACAATTTAAGCCAGGTGATGTGATACAGTTTAAATGGATATCTGTGGATGAAGCGAATGCTATGTTAAAAAACTTTAATCAACAATTTGAAGAGAAGTTAGAATCAGTGACAAAGGCTCCAATATTTAATATGCATTCAATGCGAGCAACATCAAAAAAATTAGCAAAATTAATTGAAGAGGAGAAATAA
- a CDS encoding peptidase U32 family protein — MTELLVTPKSLSHLETLIDIGADAFVIGEQKFGLRLPGEFNREDIKQAVNLAHEHDRKIYVAVNGIFHNYHLNALEDYINFLHEVRVDRIIFGDPAVVMNVKNQHNPIPLNWDAETIVTNYFQCNYWGKRGAKRALLARELNLDEIINIKENANVEIEVQVHGMTCMFQSKRMLLGNYYTFQDKQMKIKRENDDKELLLYDEERDNKYPVFEDFNGTHIMSPNDICLIEELEPLFEAGIDSFKIDGILQSEEYINTVTAQYREAIDLYNEDPEAYEDEKFMLVDPIEAIQPEHRPFDEGFLYKQTVY; from the coding sequence ATGACGGAATTACTCGTTACTCCTAAATCATTAAGTCATTTAGAAACACTAATAGATATTGGTGCAGATGCATTTGTCATTGGTGAACAAAAATTTGGGTTAAGATTACCAGGAGAGTTTAATCGTGAGGATATTAAACAAGCAGTCAATTTAGCGCATGAGCATGATAGAAAAATATATGTTGCTGTAAATGGCATTTTCCACAATTATCATTTAAATGCATTGGAAGACTATATTAATTTCTTACATGAAGTTAGAGTAGACCGAATTATATTTGGTGACCCTGCTGTCGTCATGAATGTCAAAAATCAACATAATCCGATACCACTAAATTGGGATGCTGAAACTATAGTAACTAACTATTTCCAATGTAACTATTGGGGAAAAAGAGGTGCCAAACGAGCGCTTCTAGCGAGAGAATTAAACTTAGATGAAATAATAAATATAAAAGAGAATGCAAATGTTGAAATTGAAGTTCAAGTACATGGGATGACTTGTATGTTCCAATCTAAACGCATGTTGCTTGGGAACTATTATACTTTCCAAGATAAACAAATGAAGATTAAACGTGAAAATGATGATAAAGAGTTACTACTATATGACGAAGAACGTGATAATAAATATCCTGTATTTGAAGATTTTAATGGTACACATATAATGTCTCCAAATGATATCTGCTTAATTGAAGAACTCGAGCCACTATTTGAAGCTGGAATTGATTCATTTAAGATAGATGGAATTCTGCAAAGCGAAGAATATATAAACACTGTTACAGCTCAATACAGAGAAGCAATAGATTTATATAATGAAGATCCTGAAGCATATGAAGATGAAAAATTCATGTTAGTAGATCCAATTGAAGCAATTCAACCAGAACATCGTCCATTTGATGAAGGATTCTTATACAAACAAACAGTTTATTAA
- a CDS encoding acetyl-CoA carboxylase biotin carboxylase subunit, whose amino-acid sequence MYRCLVANRGEIAVRIIRACREMGIETVAIYAKGDEQSLHVSLADQAVCIGEANPLDSYLNIERIIGAAEITGANAIHPGYGFLSESTTFAEKVEENNIQFIGPSKKTMELMGDKITARQTVDDAGVPVIPGSKGAVNSVDEIKELAEEIGYPVVLKAASGGGGKGIRIVKEPEQLEKSLKEAKSEGQKYFNDDRVYVEAFIPVAKHVEVQIIGDGKGNYVHLGERDCSVQRKNQKLIEECPCAALTEERRQQICADAVAVAKASNYRSAGTIEFLVTKDAHYFIEMNARIQVEHTVTEMRADRDLLQAQLYLMQHDKLPFSQDDIVFNGHVIEARINAENPEKKFQPTPGKVKKLHLPQGFNIRVDSLLYPGYQVSPYYDSLVAKVIVKDTNRKTAINKLKVALDEMVIDGFTTTANFLYAVLSYPLYADDDASEVDIKFLEKHQIIEGVEL is encoded by the coding sequence ATGTACCGTTGTTTAGTAGCAAATAGAGGAGAAATTGCAGTCCGTATCATTAGAGCCTGTCGTGAAATGGGCATAGAGACTGTTGCGATATATGCTAAAGGAGATGAGCAAAGTTTACATGTTAGCTTAGCTGATCAAGCAGTTTGTATTGGAGAAGCCAATCCTTTAGATAGTTATTTAAATATTGAACGTATCATTGGTGCAGCTGAAATAACAGGTGCGAATGCGATCCATCCAGGGTATGGATTTTTATCAGAAAGTACAACTTTTGCTGAAAAAGTAGAAGAAAATAATATTCAATTCATTGGTCCAAGTAAGAAAACAATGGAACTAATGGGTGATAAAATAACTGCTCGACAAACTGTAGATGATGCAGGTGTTCCTGTAATTCCAGGGTCTAAAGGTGCAGTTAATTCAGTTGATGAAATAAAGGAACTAGCTGAAGAAATTGGCTATCCTGTTGTTTTAAAAGCAGCAAGTGGTGGTGGAGGTAAAGGCATCCGTATAGTAAAAGAGCCAGAACAACTTGAAAAATCCCTTAAAGAAGCGAAAAGCGAAGGTCAAAAATACTTTAACGATGACAGAGTTTATGTTGAAGCATTTATACCTGTAGCGAAACACGTGGAAGTACAAATTATTGGTGACGGTAAAGGTAATTATGTACATTTAGGCGAAAGAGATTGCTCGGTTCAACGTAAAAACCAAAAATTAATAGAGGAATGTCCTTGTGCCGCTTTAACTGAAGAGAGACGCCAACAGATATGCGCAGATGCAGTTGCAGTCGCTAAAGCATCAAATTATCGAAGTGCAGGTACAATTGAATTTTTAGTAACTAAGGATGCACACTACTTTATTGAAATGAACGCACGTATTCAAGTGGAACATACTGTTACAGAGATGCGCGCTGATAGAGATTTATTACAAGCCCAATTATACTTAATGCAACATGATAAATTACCATTCTCTCAAGATGATATTGTGTTTAATGGACATGTAATTGAAGCGCGTATCAATGCTGAAAATCCAGAAAAGAAATTTCAACCTACCCCTGGTAAAGTTAAAAAGTTACATTTACCTCAAGGTTTCAACATACGTGTCGATTCTCTGCTTTATCCTGGGTATCAAGTATCACCTTATTATGATTCGCTAGTTGCTAAAGTTATAGTAAAAGATACTAATCGAAAAACAGCTATAAACAAATTAAAAGTAGCACTTGATGAAATGGTTATAGATGGATTTACAACAACTGCAAACTTTTTATATGCAGTTTTAAGTTACCCACTTTATGCAGATGATGACGCAAGTGAAGTAGATATTAAATTCCTTGAAAAACATCAAATAATTGAAGGGGTGGAGTTATAA